One Vallitalea pronyensis genomic region harbors:
- a CDS encoding YcxB family protein — protein sequence MQIIIEQDNPKQIHLDGYKKYFRSHYKKEIIISLLVMIISLWCVYNDAIIIFGYIGGSFAIFYLLFLWLFFYKGPISAIMKRKSSKSIIIINSEEICIKGESAEFKYYWKAIKKVYLISKYIFIIAQDNRFIIIDNNDLEDNDMEKLHDFFIKNKVKIND from the coding sequence ATGCAAATTATAATAGAGCAAGACAATCCTAAACAAATACATCTAGATGGGTACAAAAAATACTTTCGTAGTCATTATAAAAAGGAAATAATTATAAGTTTGTTAGTTATGATTATTTCATTATGGTGTGTTTATAATGATGCTATTATTATATTTGGTTATATAGGCGGTAGCTTTGCTATTTTTTATTTACTATTTCTTTGGTTGTTCTTTTATAAAGGGCCAATATCAGCAATAATGAAAAGGAAAAGCTCAAAAAGTATCATCATTATTAATAGTGAAGAGATATGTATAAAGGGTGAAAGTGCTGAATTTAAGTATTACTGGAAAGCCATAAAAAAGGTTTACTTGATAAGTAAATATATATTTATTATTGCTCAAGACAATCGTTTTATTATAATAGATAATAATGATCTTGAAGACAATGATATGGAAAAATTACATGACTTTTTTATAAAGAATAAGGTTAAAATTAATGATTAA